The nucleotide window tggaggggaagaaaaaaaaaaaaaaaaaaaaaaaagttaaaatggTGAGGTGAATTCCGTAGGGGAAAGACTCCCCGGTGAGGATGAAGCACATGTGTGGTGGGGGTACCCCTGAAGGtgcgacttttttttttctttttttttttcttcttttttccgttggtgttctctccccccttgaGTGCACCCCctcacaaatgagcaaagcATTACAGCAGGATGACGGCGGCAAGGACAATCTCCAGGAAGATGTAAAAGACTTCGTTGAAGAGGACGTTCGGGTTTGCATACAAGTCGGGGAAGGAGGAGTGGCAGTTGACCTCCACGTAGAGGCAGCACAGGTTCGCGTAGAAAATGCTTAACAGGAAGAATTTGTAGTTGTGGTGGCCCACGCCATTGGCAACCTGCAAGGGGGGGATAACAAACACGCACATATAAGTAAAATGGGGGTATACTTGGACGAGCTTACACCTTTCcacctccccatttggtagtttttttttctctctcatTTTCTCGAGTCACACAGAGTGGTAACCCCGCTGACGCGACTCAACACTTGGCAGTGCCGCTTTTCTGCTAATGGGGGTCCCCTTTTAGGAGCTTAAATTCCCCACCCAGGGGCAGTAGTGGTCCATTTTGAGGATGTTCCTTTTGGTGGCCCTgcggtgtgtgtgtgtgtgtgtgtggtaGCACAGATAGGTGTGCATATAAGAGGTTAATTTCTCACATCTGTAGCATCTCCTTTGTGTCTTCCCACCCCCGGGGGGAACTGCTCACCTGCAGTAGTGGGCTCGGTCCGGCTTGTACTTCTTCTCGTGTTGACAGTAGCGGAGCTCGCCtagaaggggaaggggaatACAATCAGGTGGGTACTCCACACATGACGGCACAACTCTGAAGGTGATTCAGCAGAGTGGTTAGGAAACCGCTCTTCCAGCTGGCTACCATTTGGTTCTCGCTCCTTTATTCTGCTGACATCCGGCTCGATGGTCCACTCGTGGGTGGCTTTTAAGCAGCAAGGAAATAGAGAGGtaagaagggggaaggaaaacattGCGGATTCGGGTACTACGATAGGGGTGGTGCCACTATTGAGGGAGTCTCATTTGTGTGGACCCAACGTGATTGTAATTGAATCATATGGGGGGGTTCATCCCTGCCGCTCCTCCAACGAGGCACTCACATGGGATGCTGCCAGGGGCCACCGTGTACGTTTTGTAGAAGGACCAGATGAAGAGGAACAGCAACACGTGAACTGGGGGAGAGAAGCGAAGGGTTGGGAATTTTAAATGTGCCCTTTCAGGGGTGGGGGTAGCCTGAGATGAGTGTACCAAGCATATTTACACGTATGCGCAGACGCTGCTTCACCCCCAGGCACAGACATCGTTTCACCCGTGGGCGCGCGGCTACCGCTTACACGTCAGCAGCTTGGTGTAGCCCTCCTTCAGCAGGTCGCCGTCCACGTACTGCTTCTGGACGTTTATTTGGAGCAGAACGAGGCAGTAaaactggggggggggggcagagAGATGTGTTTCGCAGTGTCGCGGCAGAGAGATGTGTTTCGCAGTGTCGCGGCAGAGAGATGTGTTTCGCAGTGTCGCGGCAGAGAGAT belongs to Plasmodium vivax chromosome 6, whole genome shotgun sequence and includes:
- a CDS encoding hypothetical protein, conserved (encoded by transcript PVX_111325A) codes for the protein MKEVEKPPKEMRQLLPVMLIGLVTLVMYSIFVTFYCLVLLQINVQKQYVDGDLLKEGYTKLLTFHVLLFLFIWSFYKTYTVAPGSIPSTHEWTIEPDVSRIKEREPNGELRYCQHEKKYKPDRAHYCRATKRNILKMDHYCPWVANGVGHHNYKFFLLSIFYANLCCLYVEVNCHSSFPDLYANPNVLFNEVFYIFLEIVLAAVILLIIFPFLLFHLYLTAHNYTTLEFCVIGKRDKRSIYDLGVEENFKQVLGDNLLLWLLPVGGPKGDGLFYQTFAQHG